The sequence ATTTATTATAAGAAATGCCGTACACAATTTTACCTGACATTTTTATCGTTTTTTCGTAAAAAATATACTAACTAATTTATGTCACCATTTTTCTTTTAATCGCTGTAATACAGATGAAATATCAGGTAATTTACCGTGCCATAATTTAAAAGCATAAGCCGCCTGACCGACTAACATCCCAATACCATCAGCATATTTTAATATCCCATTAGTTTTTGCTAATGCTAAAAATGGTGTTTCATTTAACCGATAGAACATGTCATAACAAAAAACATTTTGCTTAAATATATTCGTTGAGATAGCAGGAACTTTCCCTGTAACACCAGAAGATGTGGCATTGATAATTAAATCATACTCGGCAGAATGAATAGATTGCAACATCAATGAATTGATATGTCCTATAGTAGAAAATTTTTTTGCCAGTTCATCTGCTTTACTAAATGTTCGATTCGTAATCGTTATTCGACAACCATAATTTAAAATAGGCGCTATAACACCACGTGCGGCACCACCAGCACCAATTACTAATATATGCCTCCCCTTTTCAATAAAACTCAACCGCTCAAGATCTAAAATTAAACCTATTCCATCAGTGTTATCACCTAGTAATCTATGATCATCTAACCTTTTGATAGTATTAACTGAACCACATATTTGAGCTTGTTCAGTTAATTCATCAACTTTATGGTAAGCTAACTCCTTAAAAGGTAGAGTAATATTTGCCCCCATTCCTCCTTGACCAAAAAAATCATCTAATTTTTCCTCAAATTTATTTACAGGGACTAACACTTTGCCATAATCATATTTAATACCAGTTTGCTCAGCAAATAATTTATGAATAAGTGGTGATTTACTATGTAGCACGGGATTGCCAAATACCGCAAATTCTTCCATTCACATTAACCTTTTCGATATAGATGGCCTGTTATTATATCTCGAATTTCAGATGGTTTTTTACGTCCCCCAACAGAACCTTCTAAAACGGATACATGGCCATTAAACTGGGCAATAACTTCTTCTTTTGTTCTGCATGGTGATAATCCATTTAAATTAGCGCTAGTAGAAATTAATGGTTTGCCATATAAAAAACAAAGCTTTTTAATTAACTCAAAATTTGTAATACGCACCGCTAGTGAATCAAATTTGCCTGTTAACCATTTTGGTGTGTCTTTTCTGGCAGGTACTACCCAGGTAATAGATTTAGCTCCTGTTGAAAGCATCATTTCTTTTTGTAAATTAGTTAATTTATTATCATCAATATAAGGTGTTAATTGTTCATAGTTTCCAGCTATTAAAATTAATCCTTTTTCCCATGAACGCTGCTTTAATAATAATAACTGACGGACTACTTTCTCATTATCAGGATCACATCCGAGGCCAAAAACAGCTTCTGTCGGATATGCTAT is a genomic window of Arsenophonus apicola containing:
- a CDS encoding Sua5/YciO/YrdC/YwlC family protein, with translation MFDEISPSFRNIIVALNEGKIIAYPTEAVFGLGCDPDNEKVVRQLLLLKQRSWEKGLILIAGNYEQLTPYIDDNKLTNLQKEMMLSTGAKSITWVVPARKDTPKWLTGKFDSLAVRITNFELIKKLCFLYGKPLISTSANLNGLSPCRTKEEVIAQFNGHVSVLEGSVGGRKKPSEIRDIITGHLYRKG
- the aroE gene encoding shikimate dehydrogenase, encoding MEEFAVFGNPVLHSKSPLIHKLFAEQTGIKYDYGKVLVPVNKFEEKLDDFFGQGGMGANITLPFKELAYHKVDELTEQAQICGSVNTIKRLDDHRLLGDNTDGIGLILDLERLSFIEKGRHILVIGAGGAARGVIAPILNYGCRITITNRTFSKADELAKKFSTIGHINSLMLQSIHSAEYDLIINATSSGVTGKVPAISTNIFKQNVFCYDMFYRLNETPFLALAKTNGILKYADGIGMLVGQAAYAFKLWHGKLPDISSVLQRLKEKW